From Magnetovibrio sp. PR-2, a single genomic window includes:
- a CDS encoding hydrogenase small subunit: METTPKLADMMKTHGISRRAFMKYCASLTSLMALSPALAPRVAEALESAARPSVIWLSFQECTGCTESITRSHSPSIEDLIFNAVSLDYHHTLQAASGHAAEEAREHAMKEHWGKYLVVVDGSIPIKDPGFSCIAGISNLDMLKQTAEGAAAIVSMGTCAAYGGVGHAKPNPTGAVAVTDIIKDKPIINVPGCPPIPVVMTGVLAHFLSFGIPELDELGRPKAFFGNAIHDRCYRRPFYDKGLFAEGFDDEGAKEGWCLYKLGCKGPTTKSACATVKWNNGVSFPIEAGHPCLGCTEPDFWDNGGFYKPLSVPSGDYRKAGVAAVAGGAALGAASAMLAKSGKAKAAKAHETVDAHDLEKSS; the protein is encoded by the coding sequence ATGGAGACCACCCCTAAGTTGGCAGACATGATGAAGACCCACGGCATCAGCCGTCGCGCATTTATGAAGTACTGCGCGTCACTGACGTCTTTAATGGCTTTATCCCCTGCCCTGGCCCCGCGCGTTGCAGAAGCACTGGAAAGTGCAGCGCGCCCGTCCGTCATCTGGCTTTCCTTTCAAGAATGTACCGGGTGTACGGAATCCATCACCCGCTCTCATTCTCCCAGCATTGAAGATCTCATCTTCAATGCGGTATCGCTGGACTACCACCACACCTTGCAAGCCGCATCCGGCCATGCTGCCGAAGAGGCACGCGAGCATGCGATGAAAGAGCACTGGGGCAAGTACCTGGTCGTGGTCGACGGGTCGATCCCGATCAAAGATCCCGGGTTTTCGTGTATCGCAGGCATCTCGAACTTAGACATGCTCAAGCAAACCGCTGAAGGTGCTGCCGCCATCGTGTCCATGGGCACGTGCGCGGCCTACGGCGGTGTCGGCCATGCCAAACCGAACCCCACGGGTGCGGTTGCTGTCACCGACATTATTAAGGACAAGCCGATCATCAACGTGCCCGGCTGCCCGCCTATCCCGGTGGTCATGACTGGTGTGTTGGCGCACTTCTTGTCCTTCGGTATTCCTGAACTCGATGAATTGGGCCGTCCCAAAGCGTTCTTCGGCAATGCCATCCACGATCGCTGCTATCGCCGACCGTTTTACGACAAAGGTCTGTTCGCAGAAGGCTTTGACGACGAAGGTGCCAAAGAAGGCTGGTGCTTGTACAAGCTCGGCTGCAAAGGCCCGACCACCAAAAGTGCGTGTGCAACGGTCAAGTGGAACAACGGCGTCAGCTTCCCCATCGAAGCCGGCCACCCGTGTTTGGGCTGCACAGAGCCGGACTTTTGGGACAACGGCGGCTTCTACAAACCGCTGTCCGTTCCGTCAGGCGATTATCGCAAAGCCGGTGTCGCTGCCGTCGCAGGTGGTGCGGCTCTTGGTGCGGCAAGCGCCATGCTGGCCAAATCCGGCAAGGCCAAAGCAGCCAAAGCCCACGAAACTGTGGATGCTCATGATCTGGAGAAATCGTCATGA
- a CDS encoding hydrogenase expression/formation C-terminal domain-containing protein produces the protein MDCKIPQSNTSAEMDEILSFVETGNAPPLLNEILHALTALIETGQETTIDLGAMPFATGDERIFNDILGTGEVSCVLTVLGESRIHETAIPGVWRIEHFDENGEYQSRFIEITFIPQILKTQPEDAERGVRELAERISELNTKD, from the coding sequence ATGGATTGCAAAATACCGCAATCAAATACGTCTGCTGAGATGGATGAGATCCTATCGTTTGTAGAAACGGGGAACGCTCCGCCTCTTTTAAATGAAATTCTACACGCTTTAACCGCGCTGATCGAAACGGGGCAAGAAACCACCATCGATCTGGGCGCGATGCCGTTTGCGACGGGTGACGAGCGCATCTTTAACGACATTCTGGGCACGGGCGAAGTCAGCTGTGTGCTCACTGTTTTGGGCGAAAGCCGCATTCACGAAACCGCCATACCGGGTGTGTGGCGGATCGAACATTTTGATGAAAACGGCGAATATCAATCCCGTTTCATCGAAATCACGTTTATTCCGCAGATTTTGAAAACGCAGCCCGAAGACGCCGAACGTGGCGTTCGCGAGTTGGCGGAACGCATTTCTGAATTGAACACAAAAGACTGA
- a CDS encoding HyaD/HybD family hydrogenase maturation endopeptidase has translation MDTSHDSTNSEILVLGLGNILLTDEAVGVRALETLKTHPEFPTQDVKLMDGGTMGMTLMVDMEDAGALIIIDAAQLQQPVGTVQVFEGNEMDHFLRTRGRSPHDIGLDDIMDGLRLRSAVPQKRALIGIQPKDLRVGETLTPAVEAALPQVADSIISLISRWNKK, from the coding sequence ATGGATACAAGTCACGACTCCACCAATTCAGAAATTTTGGTCTTAGGCCTGGGCAACATCTTGTTGACGGATGAAGCCGTCGGTGTGCGGGCGCTCGAAACCCTCAAAACCCACCCTGAATTCCCGACCCAAGACGTCAAGCTTATGGACGGTGGCACCATGGGTATGACCTTGATGGTGGATATGGAAGACGCAGGCGCTCTGATCATCATCGACGCCGCACAGCTTCAACAGCCCGTTGGCACCGTGCAAGTCTTTGAAGGCAACGAAATGGATCATTTCCTGCGCACCCGTGGGCGTAGCCCGCATGACATCGGCTTGGACGACATCATGGACGGGCTGCGCTTGCGCTCTGCTGTGCCACAAAAACGTGCCCTGATTGGCATCCAGCCCAAAGACCTGCGGGTCGGCGAAACCCTGACCCCAGCTGTGGAAGCTGCCCTTCCCCAAGTGGCGGACTCTATTATTTCACTTATAAGTCGCTGGAATAAAAAATAA